In Podospora pseudopauciseta strain CBS 411.78 chromosome 2 map unlocalized CBS411.78m_2, whole genome shotgun sequence, the genomic stretch GGTGACCCCGTGGTGGCTGCTTTTGCTGAACGCTTGCTGGCCGACGTCACCCGGCCGTTTTACGACATTCTTCGGCGTTGGATATACGACGGTGAGCTATCGGATCCCCATCTGGAGTTCTTCGTCCGCGAACAAAACCCCAACAATGAGAAACAAAACGAGTCCAAGGCCAAGGGCCAAGCTAGTGTGTGGAACTCCAAGTACGAAGTCGTCGACGCCATGGTACCCAGTATCATGACCCCCGACTTTGCCCAAAAGGTCTTTTTGATTGGAAAGTCCCTCAACTTCATCCGCCACAGCTGCGGCGACAGCCAGTGGGTCGACGCCTATAGCAAAACCTCGTCAAAGGAGCTCAAGTACGGCGACACGGCCACGCTCGAGAAGTGGATCGACGACGCCTACAAGACCACCATGCAGCGCCTCATGACGCTCATGAACACCCGCTTCCGTCTGTTTGACCACCTCCAAGCCCTGAAGAACTATATCCTTCTCGGCCAGGGCGACTTTATCGCCTTGCTGATGGAATCCCTCGCCGCGAACCTCGACCGCCCAGCTGGCGCACAATACCGCCACACCCTCACTGCCCAGCTCGAACACGCCATCCGCGGCTCCAACGCCCAGTATGATTCCGACGAGGTCCTCCGCCGCCTAGACGCCCGTATGCTTCAACTGAGCCACGGCGATATTGGCTGGGATTGTTTCACGCTCGAATACAAAATCGATGCCCCTGTCGATGTGGTAGTCACCGAATGGGGAAACCGTCAGTACCTCAAAGTCTTCAACTTTCTCTGGCGGATCAAACGCGTCGAGTTTGCTCTGGCATCCACCTGGAGAAAATGCATGACGGGCGCGAGGGGAGTGCTGCAATCCAACGACGAGACAGTCCTCCAGACGTGGAAATCCACCAGGGGAACTCTCGCGGAGATGATCCATTTTGTTGGTCAACTGCAATACTACATTTTGTTTGAAGTCATCGAGTCCAGTTGGGGGGAGCTGCAGAAGAACATCCGAAAAGAAGACTGCACACTGGATGACTTGATCACGGCTCACACCAAGTacctcacctccatcacccacaAAGGACTTCTCGGTGCCCGCCGGAGACAGCACCACGACGCGCAAAAGGAAGCCGCCTCGTTGGGCCGTGACGCATCAGAAGTTGAAGACCGCAACTCGTACATGGTGCAGCTGTCGCTCCTGCTGCGAAACATGCTCGACTACAGAGACAGCGTGGACGGGTTATACTCGTGGTCGGTGTCTGACTTTACCCGCAGACAAGAAGTCGACACGGTCTCGCTGCTGCGAAAACACCGGCCCAATTCGGGAGACATGGAGAGTTCTGTCGGGCCGGACGATCCCTTTTTTGGTTCTGccgggggagtgggagggaaCAACAATATTAAGAGCGAGTTCCCCGCGCTGCAGGAACGGCTGAAGCAGTTAGGGGTGAGTTTCAGGCAGAGGCTGCAGATCTTGCTGGGGGATCTGGCGTATCAGCCTGATGTGGACATGCGCTTCCTGGGGGTGTCGATGAACTTTAATGATGTGTATCAGCCGGTTAGGAGGAAGAGTGGGAaggctggggctggggggagTGCTGTTTCGGCTGTTGGTGGggagaaacaacaacaacaacagcagcagcagcagcagggaggGAATGTGGGGAGTGTGAATGTTTCGTTTTCTGCTTCAAGGGCTTAGGAGGCTGGAAAAGAGGAGAGTGAGGGTTTGAGACCACCGGGGCAGGATAGGAGgaaaggagaggaagaggagaaagtAGTAGACGTGAAAGCGGATCGGCGGGCTGATGAGAAAGGGCAGGGGGGAAGCGTGAGGAAGACGCCTTCTTCGGGTGGTGTCAAACAGGGCAAAACACTTGTGAGGACTGTGAGACCGGTCGAGAGACAACCATGTGGCAAGACTGTAAGTCCGAGCAAGAAAACTCCCAGCCCGGAaaaaggcggaggagggtcaTGGCTCCAGACAAGGCCGGCGTGGAAGAGGCCTTGAAAAGGGTTGTATTGTATACTGCGGGCGGCGCGACTAGAGTATCTTGTCATGAtttggcgaggggggagggaaaggggtgtTCATCTTTGGGAGTTTTGACGGTTAGAGTTATCGGTGTTTTGGTGTGTGTTGAAATGATATATGTTTATGACCATAATCTGTTTTAATCGTGATACAAAAGTTTGAGCAAAGTGGATTGCCTTCGACTATAGATTAACGTGTACATTGACCAGCTCTAACCATGTCTAACTTGAAAGTAGATAATACCCATGTGTGTTGAAAGCTTCTTGAGGCAACTCATCGACTAACAAAAATGACATCTGCAAGAGAATCCACGTTCATAGATATATTCCATGTCCGTCGCCACTCCTCCGATAATCACCCCCCATCCGCGCCGTGTATGCAATATCTgactcctcccctcccaagaCGAATATAATCAACTCTCAGAACCAAAATGCTATGCTTtcttaaaaataaatataaaccTTTAATCCTCAATCGCCTCCTCATCAATAACACCCTGCTCCTTgatcttcctctcctccggcTCAGGCAACCCCACATTCTTCCTTGCCATGACCTGACTCTCCACAAAACTGTCCCAATGCTGGGGATCGGCCTCCCTCAGTCTCTTGAGTATATCTCGCCTCCTCTCCTGGAACACCTGGACCACGCCTCTCTCTTCTGCTTCCTTCTTCAGGTCGGCGTCACCCATCTCATCCAGCAACTCGTGTAGTAACCTAGCATGGTTGGGATCCGCCCCGACTTCTTCGACTCCCGAACTCAAAAGCGCGGCATTGTAGTGCTCAGGACGGAGAGCCACGATTCCAGCACGGAATTTGTGACCCGCCCGGAGAACGCGCGCCTCTTCATCTGCGAGCGCCTTGGAAGACAAAGAAATGATCGAGTTGGAGCGAGAGAGGGCCTTGCGGGACTCGCGTGATTGAGCAACGGCGTCGTCTTCGGCGTCGGAAATAATGGCAGCTGTATAATTGGCTGAGAGGTCCGAGTcagttgggagagggggagtaGGACCAGATGCCAGGCTGGATGATTTGCCATTAGCGTTGTcaagggaagaaaaggaagcgGCATCGCCCTTGTCGTTTCCGGCAgtggtgctggcggtgtCCACGCCCGAGTCGTCGGCTGCTGACAGGCGGGTGTCGGGGAACTCGTCTTCAAAGCGCTTGATGATGCCATGTAGGGTATTATCCAAGAACATGAGACGGTCTGCGACTACTGTTAGCATCAGAGTATTCCTATAGGACTGTAAAGAGAGGCACGTACGATAATTGTGGCTATCATTCGCCGCCATCTTGGCTTTGACGATAGCAGGCTGGAGCCTCAAGCGGATCTTGCGAGCGCTGAGCAGCAGGTGCTTGCTCGtatccttggccttggccacCGCAGTGGTAGGTTCCTTCTCACCGTCTCCCAAGGAAACCTGATCCACCTCACCAGCCAACAGTTCAGGGACAGAATGCGAAGAAATATCATCGCCCCTGTTCTTGAGGCAGCAAGCAAGAGCCTTGACGACTCCAGTGCCGCCGATGACATAGTCGTTATCCGGAGCGGCATCAACATCTGCATCAGCATCCAAAGAGAGCATGACATCGTGTCCAACCAGCCGTTGCAGGACATCGGGATATTCGGGCTCGGCCTTGAAGCTACCCGACAGCAAGCCCTCCTCAGCTGTTGGTGCAGGCGTTGTTGCTGATGTAGCGGTCTGCAAAGCAGTAGCAAGCTCCATGTTTCTCAACCCATACGCGACGACTTGCTTGGCCATGGCCTTGACCAAATCACTCGATTGCTCGCTGGGTACCTCGATATCAACTGCCACCAGGCTGGTTGAAACCCTGGCGGCAGCGAGGAGCGATGCAAACAGGGCACATGCCTCTTCTTGTTTCTCTTCAGAATTCGCACTTGTCGTGAGCTCGACAAGGTCCTTGTTTTGCAGGAAGCTGATATGTGCCAAGCCAGTAACCTCCGGCAGGATTTCTGCCAGAGCAATGGCTTGCTCAGCACTAAGTGTGCAATCCGCCAGATGGATGCGCTTGAGGCAAGCAAACTTGGGAAGATATCTTCTCAGAACAGCCACCGCGCTCGGGTCTGAGCTGAAGAGCTCATGGTTATGGCTCAAGTCGATAAACCTCAAGTGATCCAGCTTCACCAGTGTAGGGAACAGCTTGCACAGACTCGACGGCTCCAGATTGCAGTCAGCCAGGCTGAGCGCCCAAAGAGGGCATGTTTCCACCTCGAGTGAATCGGCCAGTATTCCCAGCTTGTCCCGAAGGTCATTCCCACCCAAATCAAGGCCCTCACACTGGTTGCTCTTCAGGAATCTCGCCACGTGGGCCAGGCCCTCCGAGTCAATATCATTGTGCGCCAGATTCAACCTCTTAATTCCACATTTGATAGCACCGTCGATGACGGCTGCCAGCTGAGGTGTAGACAGTCCTGTTTGCGCCATACTTAGCAGAGTAAGTGTTGACCCCCCCAGTCTTTCCCCTAATGACTTCGCAAAGAGCGAGCACAGAgcttgaggaggtggttgttgcccATCCGGCAGGGGAACGCAGACATGTCGTGGGAACTGAATCCCGCTCAAGTCCAGGACCTTGAGGGTCCTGCAAAGATAGATAAACAAGCATATGTGCCTCCAGCCCTCCGGGCCGATTCTGTTGTTGCTAAGCACCAGCCGCTCAACGACACCGCCTTGCTCTATGAGCCCATCGACGGTGCCAGTTGATGATTTCTGCTGCTGTAGTTGCAACTGTCTCCTTCGTTTTAGTGGTGACGGAACCTTGGTTTTTCTCGCTGCTAGCAAGCCAGCCAGGATAACTCTGAGCCCTTCATCTGCCAAGGAGCAGTCCACCAGAATCAGCTCTCTGACGGGGACAACAGCGAGGTAATCACCCAACGTCACCAGATCGGGCAGCGCCATGTAGTAGCCCGTCAAATCCAGCTTCTCAACCATACCCGTCTCAGCAGAAAAGTTGGCCGGGTCCATCAGCTGTTCGGTTATCTTCTTAAGAATATGTGTCTCCCGCAGCTGACAGCACCGGCGGTATATCCTAACTGGGTTGGTAGTGGGCATCGTTTGAGGTGGATTTGCAAGTCCGGCAGGTGTTTCAGGTCGATAACTCCCGCCGTTGGCGGACGTGGAGGAATCAGAATCAGAGTTGTAATAGAGCTCCATAGGAACAGTTCCGTTGGCCTCCGCCTGCCGCCGTTTCCGTTCCTTGCGGGCCTTGCGGTCTTCctcgctcttcttcttcttttctttcttccttgCGTCGGATGCTGAAGCAGCAGAAGATATTGGTATTGGCGAAGCTGCAGCTGGCGAGGTGCACAGGCGTGGAGTTGAGGATGTGCCCTCTGTGGCGGGTTCCTTCGGTACTTCTTCCCCCGTGGCTTTGATGGAACCATCAACTTCCTTTTGGCATTCCACCGCTTTGAGGTTCTTGAGAGCTTCCGcctcgcccttctccttgagtTTCTTTTTCATTTCCTTGGCCGCTTTGTCCTTTGCTTTTCGCTCGTCCATTTCGTCAATGTATTTGGGCATTGGAGCAATCTCCACGTCGACGCAAAacgccaccctcctcagctTGGCCTGGTTCAACCCTGAGATGGCGCAGCGCTCCCGATTCCGGTCCACATTCAGCACCTGCCTTTCCACCAGTCCATGATTGTGAGCTTTGAACGTCGGATTCAAACTTCCGCTAGAAGTTGACGATGATAATCTTCGAAATACGTGTAGGAGCCCATTTGTCTGAGAGCCTCGCGGCGGAGCAGGGGTATAGGGACCCTCGCCCTCTGGTTTCGCCGCATGTTGTAGAACGGCCTGCTTGGCTGGGTTGGCTTTTGGAACAGAGAACTCGGCGGGCTTGGGAGAAGCAGTATTCGCCACAGGGGGGCTTTGTGTCGCACCGTTGCTCGAGCTGAATTTCTGCGAGATATTGGAGAACCAGGAGCCCCTTCGctgagggggatggggaacGGCAGGTTGGGGTATTCGCTTTTCGTCTGAACTCGTTCTTGTCCCAAGCGCTGGTCGGTTTGGACTTGGTGCCACGTTTGGCGTGCCTTGTGCCGCCTGAGTGCTGTCGTTCCTACCATGGCCGTTGGTAGTCGCTGCGGGGGTGGGCGAGTCCAAGGGCGCTGGGTTCGAGAGTGATCTTTGACGGCCGAGTAGTGGTCTCACGGGTCTGTCTGGAGAAAGGTCAAAGGAACTTGCTGTTAGCTGGACAATTCCCATTCACGATATACATGGCGCATGTTCAGGCCACCAGGGGTCCAATTGTGCACAAACCTTTAGGATTCCCGTGGGTCATCCAGCTCACGTCGAGGCTGTGTATGTGCTCCATGTTGTCTCGAGGGGGCGGGTTGTTGTTTCTTTTATTGCTATTGCATTCCCCTATCCTCGTCGCTTGTTCCGGGTTGTATCAGGTGTAAGTGGTGATTTTCTTCTCGGTGTAAAAGGTGTGATAGCCGGGAGGAAGGCGAGTAGGACGATAAGTAGGGAAGAGGTGGGATGTGATCGTTTCAACGTTGGGCCCGGTGCTATCGCGGTCTAAAGCCTCTCTGTTGGAACGACGTCGtgctttttttcctttgtcgCGGGGTTCCGTCCGTCACGAGGTCCAGTTGCCAGTCATGACATGAATGGCTGCCATAGTCCGGTTGGTATGTGTCCCAGTATATGTTCAAACGTAAAGCTGGCCGTCGCCGTCGACAGCTTGAGGTGCGCAACCACGGTAGGGCAGACTGAGGTCGGGGTGGTCCGGTGGGATTGtgaggcgaggatgaggtaaagtggtggtgttggtgttggtggtggcggccCGGCTGTCTTTCACTGCTGACCCAGAAAAGGGCGGCGCCGAGCTGAACGGATTGGAAATGCCCGATTTGTAGTGGTTCGCGCGCGTGCCGGATCAAATCACTCCCGCTACAGTTGTCTCCCGTATGTGTGACCGTTCTCTGCAGGAGAAGTGGCTGAGCTCACCGTTGCGGTGAAGCGGAAGGTATCACtggtggaagggggttgaCGCAGTATTGGGATGCAGTGCTGCACCGATCCAGATGacgggagaggtgggagg encodes the following:
- the SPC98 gene encoding Microtubule-nucleating Tub4p (gamma-tubulin) complex component (EggNog:ENOG503NWMG; COG:Z) yields the protein MPHAPRNRISNAIDSLITHLVPSNPHDDEQTAQERHDACFELVRAIFERPNSPSISADVNHASDLIKRKLIHSNPSQALRFSNLYTRLLSLPVLNQKWAILYLLYQLSDSPNPNEPPPLPRQPAAPHGLTSREPSFRDRELQAQILREQEENQVEAENYQGPVPAEPSFREPASREPNFRESVTQRAAGRATGRSTAIAESKTSTPAPPLVSEEEAVNNVFAPGGLKKLPTERPRRNTNAEEARSQPGAVDGSTKKSTRDVSIKSNLLADNSLEFEPSEMGLLRDLPFTLQGLSSTTLPFTRDTVLKLPPTLPVPIVSLLHTLAEPSLLYRGLANFVKSQAKGLLGQSLRAAINNELRSYLTLVATLEAQIRRALSSLDEAAPRGGIGKAGVTLKRCVVWTREATMGLRLMSLISEESYSKQGGQLISLIHGFSTSHGDPVVAAFAERLLADVTRPFYDILRRWIYDGELSDPHLEFFVREQNPNNEKQNESKAKGQASVWNSKYEVVDAMVPSIMTPDFAQKVFLIGKSLNFIRHSCGDSQWVDAYSKTSSKELKYGDTATLEKWIDDAYKTTMQRLMTLMNTRFRLFDHLQALKNYILLGQGDFIALLMESLAANLDRPAGAQYRHTLTAQLEHAIRGSNAQYDSDEVLRRLDARMLQLSHGDIGWDCFTLEYKIDAPVDVVVTEWGNRQYLKVFNFLWRIKRVEFALASTWRKCMTGARGVLQSNDETVLQTWKSTRGTLAEMIHFVGQLQYYILFEVIESSWGELQKNIRKEDCTLDDLITAHTKYLTSITHKGLLGARRRQHHDAQKEAASLGRDASEVEDRNSYMVQLSLLLRNMLDYRDSVDGLYSWSVSDFTRRQEVDTVSLLRKHRPNSGDMESSVGPDDPFFGSAGGVGGNNNIKSEFPALQERLKQLGVSFRQRLQILLGDLAYQPDVDMRFLGVSMNFNDVYQPVRRKSGKAGAGGSAVSAVGGEKQQQQQQQQQQGGNVGSVNVSFSASRA
- the MHP1 gene encoding Microtubules assembly and stabilization protein (COG:S; EggNog:ENOG503NWI8) — its product is MEHIHSLDVSWMTHGNPKDRPVRPLLGRQRSLSNPAPLDSPTPAATTNGHGRNDSTQAAQGTPNVAPSPNRPALGTRTSSDEKRIPQPAVPHPPQRRGSWFSNISQKFSSSNGATQSPPVANTASPKPAEFSVPKANPAKQAVLQHAAKPEGEGPYTPAPPRGSQTNGLLHVFRRLSSSTSSGSLNPTFKAHNHGLVERQVLNVDRNRERCAISGLNQAKLRRVAFCVDVEIAPMPKYIDEMDERKAKDKAAKEMKKKLKEKGEAEALKNLKAVECQKEVDGSIKATGEEVPKEPATEGTSSTPRLCTSPAAASPIPISSAASASDARKKEKKKKSEEDRKARKERKRRQAEANGTVPMELYYNSDSDSSTSANGGSYRPETPAGLANPPQTMPTTNPVRIYRRCCQLRETHILKKITEQLMDPANFSAETGMVEKLDLTGYYMALPDLVTLGDYLAVVPVRELILVDCSLADEGLRVILAGLLAARKTKVPSPLKRRRQLQLQQQKSSTGTVDGLIEQGGVVERLVLSNNRIGPEGWRHICLFIYLCRTLKVLDLSGIQFPRHVCVPLPDGQQPPPQALCSLFAKSLGERLGGSTLTLLSMAQTGLSTPQLAAVIDGAIKCGIKRLNLAHNDIDSEGLAHVARFLKSNQCEGLDLGGNDLRDKLGILADSLEVETCPLWALSLADCNLEPSSLCKLFPTLVKLDHLRFIDLSHNHELFSSDPSAVAVLRRYLPKFACLKRIHLADCTLSAEQAIALAEILPEVTGLAHISFLQNKDLVELTTSANSEEKQEEACALFASLLAAARVSTSLVAVDIEVPSEQSSDLVKAMAKQVVAYGLRNMELATALQTATSATTPAPTAEEGLLSGSFKAEPEYPDVLQRLVGHDVMLSLDADADVDAAPDNDYVIGGTGVVKALACCLKNRGDDISSHSVPELLAGEVDQVSLGDGEKEPTTAVAKAKDTSKHLLLSARKIRLRLQPAIVKAKMAANDSHNYHRLMFLDNTLHGIIKRFEDEFPDTRLSAADDSGVDTASTTAGNDKGDAASFSSLDNANGKSSSLASGPTPPLPTDSDLSANYTAAIISDAEDDAVAQSRESRKALSRSNSIISLSSKALADEEARVLRAGHKFRAGIVALRPEHYNAALLSSGVEEVGADPNHARLLHELLDEMGDADLKKEAEERGVVQVFQERRRDILKRLREADPQHWDSFVESQVMARKNVGLPEPEERKIKEQGVIDEEAIED